The DNA region GGAGGTCAGGGCCAGGGAGATCGACGGGGCCTCGAAGACGGCCTCCTGGGCCTGCACCCGTACGGTGTGCTGCTCCGTCCCGTAGCCGAAGCGGGGCGCGATCCGCGCCGCGAACGGCAGCGTCCCCCGGACACAGATCACCCGCCGGATCAACCGGTGCCGGGCGGCCTCCCGCGACTCGTCGACGACCGGCATGAAGTCCTGGATCTCCGCCACCCCGTCCGCGCCGTAGAACCGGGTGATCAGCACGTTGGTGTCGGGGAAGTAGAACTGCCGGGTCCTGGCCGGCACGTCGGCGGCCAGCTCGAACGACCCGCCCCGGTCGGCGTCCAGGATGGACCCGAACACGCTCGGTGCGTCGAAGCGCGGGCAGCAGTACCAGTCGATGGTGCCGTTGGTTCCGACGAGCGCGGCGGTGCGGAGATCACCGATCAGGCCGTGCTCGGAAATGGGCGGGTAGCGCGAGCCGTCCGACCCCCCGGATCCGGATCCGTTCCCGAACTCCATGCCGGCCTCCCTACCGTTCGGCTGCGGGCGGGTGCGGGCTCAAGAAGACCTTGTCTCTCATGGTAGATCGCGCCGGGGAACCGGCGAGGCGGGCCGGGAACGCGTACCCGTGCGGGCAGCGGCGCTCACCGTCCGCTCAGGCCGTGCCCGCCATCGCCGCCGTCGGGTCCTGGTACACCGCGTCCAGTGCCAGCAGTGCCCCGCCCCGGGCCGTACCGGTGAGCCCGAGCCGGGAGAGCACGATCTCGCACCCGCCCGTGTCCGGGGCCATCACCAGCTCGTGCACCTGACGGGTCACCGGTTCGATCAGGTACTCGCCGAAGAACCCGAAGTGCCCGCCGAGCACCAGCAGCCTCGGGTTCAGGATGTCCGCCAACAGGGCCAGCCCCGGGGCGAGTTGGCCGGCGATCCGGCCGAGGGCGGCCAGCGTGCGCGGATCGCCCGCCCGGGCGCGCTCGCGCAGCACGGCCAGGCGGTGACCCAGGTCGATCGTCGGGTCGCAGACCGGGTCGCCCGGGTCGGCGGCGTACCGCAGCAGGGCGTCGCGCCCCACCGTGGTCTCCCAGCAGCCGCGCCGCCCGCAGGCGCAGGGCTCGTCGGAGGGGACCAGCCGCAGGTG from Kitasatospora cathayae includes:
- a CDS encoding ROK family protein, with translation MWSGTPPTSAGARSRRWPGCGAGSARAPPELHLENDAKLAALAEYVQVCADHVRDLVFVTGQTGVGVGIVVGGRLVRGTGGYAGEVGHLRLVPSDEPCACGRRGCWETTVGRDALLRYAADPGDPVCDPTIDLGHRLAVLRERARAGDPRTLAALGRIAGQLAPGLALLADILNPRLLVLGGHFGFFGEYLIEPVTRQVHELVMAPDTGGCEIVLSRLGLTGTARGGALLALDAVYQDPTAAMAGTA